From the genome of Meleagris gallopavo isolate NT-WF06-2002-E0010 breed Aviagen turkey brand Nicholas breeding stock chromosome 24, Turkey_5.1, whole genome shotgun sequence, one region includes:
- the SNRNP27 gene encoding U4/U6.U5 small nuclear ribonucleoprotein 27 kDa protein, which translates to PPSPFPSPSPPLTALCFSPAPLPADRRRSRSASRDRERRRRERTRSRDRDRRRTRSRSPHRRRSRSPRRHRSSSSSPLRLKERRDEEKKESKDTKGKERQITEEDLQGKTEEEIEMMKMMGFASFDTTKGKKVDGAANAYAINVSQKRKYRQYMNRKGGFNRPLDFIA; encoded by the exons cccccttcccccttcccctccccctctccGCCGCTCACCGCACTCTGCTTCTCTCCCGCCCCGCTTCCCGCAGACCGCCGACGCTCGCGATCTGCTTCGCGGGACCGGGAGAGGAGGCGAAGGGAACGGACGCGGTCCCGGGACAGGGACAGGAGGAGGACCCGCTCCCGCTCCCCGCACCGGCGGCGATCCAG GTCCCCCCGGAGGCACCgctccagctcctcctcccCTCTGCGGCTGAAGGAGAGACGAGAtgaggagaagaaggagagcAAAGACACCAAAGGCAAAGAGCGGCAGATCACGG aggaagattTGCAAGGCAAGACGGAAGAGGAAATCGagatgatgaagatgatggGCTTTGCCTCTTTTGACACAACAAAA gGCAAAAAAGTGGACGGTGCTGCAAACGCCTACGCCATCAATGTGTCCCAGAAGAGGAAATACAG ACAGTACATGAACAGAAAAGGAGGATTCAACAGACCGTTGGATTTCATTGCTTGA
- the C24H2orf42 gene encoding uncharacterized protein C2orf42 homolog isoform X1, which produces MEPTSVRTKVPSFLSDLGKATLRGIRKCPRCGTYNGTRGLSCKNKNCGTVFRYGSRKQPGVDAVKIITGSDLQLYSVRQRDRGPDYRCFVELGVSETAIQTVDGTIITQLSSGRCYVPACLKAATQGVVENQCQHVKLALNCQTEATPLTLKSSVLNSMQASPETKQTIWQLATEPTGPLVQRITKSVLVVKCKASQKHSLGYLHASFAQKMSTKTLAEHRFFCSCQTLKPGKAASAKEEAAAQRCIHFFACICAFASDESLAQEFADFLTYDSSGVKGVAVPQLVCGPESTLQAGEAAKAKKRKKDLTAGPLLAQDTAGLRRSSLKKPTVAASLKRQGCNQLLDESQVTLSFQDWLVSVTERIHQTMHYQFEGKPEPLVFHIPQAFFDALQQRISSGSTKKRLPNSTTAFVRKDALPLGTFSKYTWHITNILQVKQIFDTPEQLPLEITRSFIQNRDGTYELFKCPKVEVESIAETYGRLEKQPAIRPLELKTFLKVGNTSPTQKEPTPFIIEWIPNILPHSHIGELRIKFEYGHQGGRQPPTSFSTQQPQALEPTLELAPLTTITFP; this is translated from the exons ATGGAGCCCACATCAGTGAGAACCAAAGTGCCCTCCTTCCTGTCCGACCTGGGCAAGGCCACGCTGAGAGGCATCAGGAAATGTCCCCGCTGTGGCACTTATAATGGCACCCGTGGGCtgagctgcaagaacaagaacTGCGGCACCGTCTTCCGCTACGGCTCACGCAAACAGCCCGGGGTCGATGCTGTTAAGATCATCACTGGCTCCGACCTGCAGCTCTACTCGGTGCGCCAGCGGGACCGGGGCCCGGATTATCGCTGCTTTGTCGAGCTGGGTGTTTCAGAAACGGCCATCCAGACGGTGGATGGGACCATCATCACGCAGCTCAGCTCCGGCCGCTGCTACGTCCCGGCGTGCCTGAAGGCAGCCACGCAGGGTGTGGTGGAGAATCAATGCCAGCACGTCAAACTGGCCTTGAACTGTCAGACCGAGGCCACCCCGCTGACCCTGAAAAGCTCGGTGCTCAACTCCATGCAGGCCTCGCCTGAAACGAAACAGACTATTTGGCAGCTGGCCACGGAGCCCACGGGGCCGCTGGTGCAGAGGATCACCAAAAGCGTCCTGGTGGTGAAGTGTAAGGCCAGCCAAAAGCACAGCCTGGGCTACCTGCACGCCTCCTTCGCCCAGAAGATGAGCACGAAGACGCTGGCGGAGCACAGGTTCTTCTGCTCCTGCCAGACCCTGAAGCCTGGCAAGGCCGCTTCGGCcaaggaggaggcagcagcacagaggtgcATTCACTTCTTCGCCTGCATCTGTGCCTTTGCCAGCGATGAGAGCCTGGCCCAGGAATTTGCCGACTTCCTCACCTATGACTCAAGCG GTGTGAAGGGGGTCGCCGTCCCTCAGTTGGTGTGTGGCCCTGAGTCCACCCTGCAGGCTGGCGAGGCTGCCAAGgccaagaagaggaaaaaggactTAACGGCCG GGCCTCTCCTGGCTCAGGACACGGCTGGCCTAAGGAGAAGCAGCCTGAAGAAGCCCACGGTTGCTGCCTCGCTGAAGAGGCAAG GTTGTAACCAACTTTTGGACGAGTCACAAGTTACCCTGTCTTTCCAAGACTGGCTGGTCAGCGTCACTGAGCGCATCCATCAGACCATGCATTACCAGTTTGAGG GCAAGCCCGAGCCCTTGGTGTTCCACATCCCACAGGCGTTCTTTGATGCACTGCAGCAGAGGATTTCCAGTGGGAGTACAAAGAAGAGATTGCCCAACTCCACTACAG CATTTGTCCGCAAAGATGCCCTCCCCCTGGGGACCTTCTCCAAATACACGTGGCACATCACCAACATCCTGCAGGTCAAGCAGATCTTCGATACGCCCGAG CAGCTGCCACTGGAAATCACACGAAGCTTCATCCAGAACCGGGATGGCACCTATGAGCTCTTCAAGTGCCCCAAGGTGGAGGTGGAGAGCATCGCCGAGACGTACGGGCGCCTGGAGAAGCAGCCGGCCATCCGCCCGCTGGAGCTCAAGACCTTCCTCAAAGTGG GAAACACCTCTCCCACCCAGAAGGAGCCCACCCCGTTCATCATTGAGTGGATCCCCAACATCCTACCTCACTCCCACATCGGAGAGCTGCGCATCAAATTTGAGTACGGGCACCAGGGTGGCCGTCAGCcccccacctccttctccacCCAACAGCCACAAGCACTGGAGCCCACCCTGGAACTCGCTCCACTCACCACCATCACCTTCCCCTGA
- the C24H2orf42 gene encoding uncharacterized protein C2orf42 homolog isoform X3: MEPTSVRTKVPSFLSDLGKATLRGIRKCPRCGTYNGTRGLSCKNKNCGTVFRYGSRKQPGVDAVKIITGSDLQLYSVRQRDRGPDYRCFVELGVSETAIQTVDGTIITQLSSGRCYVPACLKAATQGVVENQCQHVKLALNCQTEATPLTLKSSVLNSMQASPETKQTIWQLATEPTGPLVQRITKSVLVVKCKASQKHSLGYLHASFAQKMSTKTLAEHRFFCSCQTLKPGKAASAKEEAAAQRCIHFFACICAFASDESLAQEFADFLTYDSSGVKGVAVPQLVCGPESTLQAGEAAKAKKRKKDLTAGCNQLLDESQVTLSFQDWLVSVTERIHQTMHYQFEGKPEPLVFHIPQAFFDALQQRISSGSTKKRLPNSTTAFVRKDALPLGTFSKYTWHITNILQVKQIFDTPEQLPLEITRSFIQNRDGTYELFKCPKVEVESIAETYGRLEKQPAIRPLELKTFLKVGNTSPTQKEPTPFIIEWIPNILPHSHIGELRIKFEYGHQGGRQPPTSFSTQQPQALEPTLELAPLTTITFP, translated from the exons ATGGAGCCCACATCAGTGAGAACCAAAGTGCCCTCCTTCCTGTCCGACCTGGGCAAGGCCACGCTGAGAGGCATCAGGAAATGTCCCCGCTGTGGCACTTATAATGGCACCCGTGGGCtgagctgcaagaacaagaacTGCGGCACCGTCTTCCGCTACGGCTCACGCAAACAGCCCGGGGTCGATGCTGTTAAGATCATCACTGGCTCCGACCTGCAGCTCTACTCGGTGCGCCAGCGGGACCGGGGCCCGGATTATCGCTGCTTTGTCGAGCTGGGTGTTTCAGAAACGGCCATCCAGACGGTGGATGGGACCATCATCACGCAGCTCAGCTCCGGCCGCTGCTACGTCCCGGCGTGCCTGAAGGCAGCCACGCAGGGTGTGGTGGAGAATCAATGCCAGCACGTCAAACTGGCCTTGAACTGTCAGACCGAGGCCACCCCGCTGACCCTGAAAAGCTCGGTGCTCAACTCCATGCAGGCCTCGCCTGAAACGAAACAGACTATTTGGCAGCTGGCCACGGAGCCCACGGGGCCGCTGGTGCAGAGGATCACCAAAAGCGTCCTGGTGGTGAAGTGTAAGGCCAGCCAAAAGCACAGCCTGGGCTACCTGCACGCCTCCTTCGCCCAGAAGATGAGCACGAAGACGCTGGCGGAGCACAGGTTCTTCTGCTCCTGCCAGACCCTGAAGCCTGGCAAGGCCGCTTCGGCcaaggaggaggcagcagcacagaggtgcATTCACTTCTTCGCCTGCATCTGTGCCTTTGCCAGCGATGAGAGCCTGGCCCAGGAATTTGCCGACTTCCTCACCTATGACTCAAGCG GTGTGAAGGGGGTCGCCGTCCCTCAGTTGGTGTGTGGCCCTGAGTCCACCCTGCAGGCTGGCGAGGCTGCCAAGgccaagaagaggaaaaaggactTAACGGCCG GTTGTAACCAACTTTTGGACGAGTCACAAGTTACCCTGTCTTTCCAAGACTGGCTGGTCAGCGTCACTGAGCGCATCCATCAGACCATGCATTACCAGTTTGAGG GCAAGCCCGAGCCCTTGGTGTTCCACATCCCACAGGCGTTCTTTGATGCACTGCAGCAGAGGATTTCCAGTGGGAGTACAAAGAAGAGATTGCCCAACTCCACTACAG CATTTGTCCGCAAAGATGCCCTCCCCCTGGGGACCTTCTCCAAATACACGTGGCACATCACCAACATCCTGCAGGTCAAGCAGATCTTCGATACGCCCGAG CAGCTGCCACTGGAAATCACACGAAGCTTCATCCAGAACCGGGATGGCACCTATGAGCTCTTCAAGTGCCCCAAGGTGGAGGTGGAGAGCATCGCCGAGACGTACGGGCGCCTGGAGAAGCAGCCGGCCATCCGCCCGCTGGAGCTCAAGACCTTCCTCAAAGTGG GAAACACCTCTCCCACCCAGAAGGAGCCCACCCCGTTCATCATTGAGTGGATCCCCAACATCCTACCTCACTCCCACATCGGAGAGCTGCGCATCAAATTTGAGTACGGGCACCAGGGTGGCCGTCAGCcccccacctccttctccacCCAACAGCCACAAGCACTGGAGCCCACCCTGGAACTCGCTCCACTCACCACCATCACCTTCCCCTGA
- the C24H2orf42 gene encoding uncharacterized protein C2orf42 homolog isoform X2 translates to MEPTSVRTKVPSFLSDLGKATLRGIRKCPRCGTYNGTRGLSCKNKNCGTVFRYGSRKQPGVDAVKIITGSDLQLYSVRQRDRGPDYRCFVELGVSETAIQTVDGTIITQLSSGRCYVPACLKAATQGVVENQCQHVKLALNCQTEATPLTLKSSVLNSMQASPETKQTIWQLATEPTGPLVQRITKSVLVVKCKASQKHSLGYLHASFAQKMSTKTLAEHRFFCSCQTLKPGKAASAKEEAAAQRCIHFFACICAFASDESLAQEFADFLTYDSSGVKGVAVPQLVCGPESTLQAGEAAKAKKRKKDLTAGPLLAQDTAGLRRSSLKKPTVAASLKRQGCNQLLDESQVTLSFQDWLVSVTERIHQTMHYQFEGKPEPLVFHIPQAFFDALQQRISSGSTKKRLPNSTTAFVRKDALPLGTFSKYTWHITNILQVKQIFDTPELPLEITRSFIQNRDGTYELFKCPKVEVESIAETYGRLEKQPAIRPLELKTFLKVGNTSPTQKEPTPFIIEWIPNILPHSHIGELRIKFEYGHQGGRQPPTSFSTQQPQALEPTLELAPLTTITFP, encoded by the exons ATGGAGCCCACATCAGTGAGAACCAAAGTGCCCTCCTTCCTGTCCGACCTGGGCAAGGCCACGCTGAGAGGCATCAGGAAATGTCCCCGCTGTGGCACTTATAATGGCACCCGTGGGCtgagctgcaagaacaagaacTGCGGCACCGTCTTCCGCTACGGCTCACGCAAACAGCCCGGGGTCGATGCTGTTAAGATCATCACTGGCTCCGACCTGCAGCTCTACTCGGTGCGCCAGCGGGACCGGGGCCCGGATTATCGCTGCTTTGTCGAGCTGGGTGTTTCAGAAACGGCCATCCAGACGGTGGATGGGACCATCATCACGCAGCTCAGCTCCGGCCGCTGCTACGTCCCGGCGTGCCTGAAGGCAGCCACGCAGGGTGTGGTGGAGAATCAATGCCAGCACGTCAAACTGGCCTTGAACTGTCAGACCGAGGCCACCCCGCTGACCCTGAAAAGCTCGGTGCTCAACTCCATGCAGGCCTCGCCTGAAACGAAACAGACTATTTGGCAGCTGGCCACGGAGCCCACGGGGCCGCTGGTGCAGAGGATCACCAAAAGCGTCCTGGTGGTGAAGTGTAAGGCCAGCCAAAAGCACAGCCTGGGCTACCTGCACGCCTCCTTCGCCCAGAAGATGAGCACGAAGACGCTGGCGGAGCACAGGTTCTTCTGCTCCTGCCAGACCCTGAAGCCTGGCAAGGCCGCTTCGGCcaaggaggaggcagcagcacagaggtgcATTCACTTCTTCGCCTGCATCTGTGCCTTTGCCAGCGATGAGAGCCTGGCCCAGGAATTTGCCGACTTCCTCACCTATGACTCAAGCG GTGTGAAGGGGGTCGCCGTCCCTCAGTTGGTGTGTGGCCCTGAGTCCACCCTGCAGGCTGGCGAGGCTGCCAAGgccaagaagaggaaaaaggactTAACGGCCG GGCCTCTCCTGGCTCAGGACACGGCTGGCCTAAGGAGAAGCAGCCTGAAGAAGCCCACGGTTGCTGCCTCGCTGAAGAGGCAAG GTTGTAACCAACTTTTGGACGAGTCACAAGTTACCCTGTCTTTCCAAGACTGGCTGGTCAGCGTCACTGAGCGCATCCATCAGACCATGCATTACCAGTTTGAGG GCAAGCCCGAGCCCTTGGTGTTCCACATCCCACAGGCGTTCTTTGATGCACTGCAGCAGAGGATTTCCAGTGGGAGTACAAAGAAGAGATTGCCCAACTCCACTACAG CATTTGTCCGCAAAGATGCCCTCCCCCTGGGGACCTTCTCCAAATACACGTGGCACATCACCAACATCCTGCAGGTCAAGCAGATCTTCGATACGCCCGAG CTGCCACTGGAAATCACACGAAGCTTCATCCAGAACCGGGATGGCACCTATGAGCTCTTCAAGTGCCCCAAGGTGGAGGTGGAGAGCATCGCCGAGACGTACGGGCGCCTGGAGAAGCAGCCGGCCATCCGCCCGCTGGAGCTCAAGACCTTCCTCAAAGTGG GAAACACCTCTCCCACCCAGAAGGAGCCCACCCCGTTCATCATTGAGTGGATCCCCAACATCCTACCTCACTCCCACATCGGAGAGCTGCGCATCAAATTTGAGTACGGGCACCAGGGTGGCCGTCAGCcccccacctccttctccacCCAACAGCCACAAGCACTGGAGCCCACCCTGGAACTCGCTCCACTCACCACCATCACCTTCCCCTGA
- the MXD1 gene encoding max dimerization protein 1, with translation MRALLSPPAFVLPQDPTEVSVPGTAISLGTSPLCHHIYHPGCSDPSAGTPPFCHPPRDKHFTKSSFFFRSTHNEMEKNRRAHLRLCLEKLKVLVPLGPESSKHTTLSLLMKAKLHIKKLEDYDRRALHQIEQLQREQRHLKRQLEKLGSERIRTDSVGSAVSSEHSDSDREEIDVDVESTDSLPADLDWSSSSPSDSDERGSLQSVCSDEGYASSGVRRAKVQSAHKLCPTL, from the exons ATGAGGGCACTGCTGTCACCGCCAGCATTCGTCCTCCCCCAGGACCCCACAGAG GTTTCAGTTCCTGGCACTGCCATCTCGCTGGGTACCTCGCCTCTCTGCCACCACATTTATCATCCTGGGTGCAGTGACCCCTCTGCAGGGACCCCTCCTTTCTGCCACCCTCCCCGAGACAAGCATTTCACaaagtcttctttctttttcaggtcAACGCACAATGAGATGGAAAAGAACAG GCGTGCCCACCTGCGGCTGTGTTTGGAGAAGCTGAAGGTGCTGGTGCCACTCGGCCCCGAATCCAGCAAGCACACCACGCTGAGTTTACTCATGAAAGCCAAATTGCACATCAAG AAGCTCGAGGACTACGACAGGAGAGCCCTCCACCAGATCGAGCAGCTGCAGCGCGAGCAGAGGCACCTGAAGAGGCAGCTGGAGAAGCTGGGCAGTGAGAGGATCCGCACCGACAGCGTCGGCTCCGCCGTGTCCTCGGAGCACTCCGACTCGGACAGAG AAGAGATCGACGTGGACGTGGAGAGCACCGACTCCCTGCCCGCAGACCTCgactggagcagcagcagccccagcgaCTCGGATGAGCGCGGCAGCCTGCAGAGCGTGTGCAGCGACGAGGGCTACGCCAGCTCGGGCGTGCGGAGGGCGAAGGTGCAGAGCGCTCACAAGCTGTGCCCCACTCTCTAA